The Pseudomonas sp. FP2309 genomic sequence GGCTAGGGGTCTCAGCGGTGATGCCTTCCGGCAGTTCGTAATCCACTGGGTGCGAGAAGCCAAGGGCCAGGTTCAAAACCGTGCCTTTTGCTTGCGCTTTGTAACCAACACCGACCAGCTGGAGCTTACGCTCGAAGCCTTGGCTTACGCCTTGGACCATGTTGTTTACCAACGCACGCGTGGTACCGGCCATTGCGCGAGTTTGTTGATCGCCATTGCGAGCAGCGAAACGCAGCTCACCAGCTTCTTCAACGATCTCAACGGACGAATGGATGTTCAGTTCAAGAGTGCCCTTGGCACCCTTCACCGAAAGCTGTTGGCCTGCGAATTTTACTTCGACACCGGCTGGCAGCTTAACGGGGTTCTTAGCGACGCGAGACATGCTTATCCCCCCTTAGAACACAGTGCAAAGAACTTCGCCGCCGACACCGGCAGCGCGCGCAGCACGATCCGTCATCACACCTTTGTTGGTGGAGACGATAGACACGCCCAGACCGCCACGAACTTTCGGCAGATCTTCAGCGGACTTGTACTGACGCAGGCCTGGACGGCTAACGCGCTTCACTTCTTCAATGACCGAACGGCCTTCGAAGTACTTCAGCTCGATGGACAGCAGTGGCTTGGTTTCGCTGCTGATCTGATAACCCGCAATGTAGCCTTCGTCTTTCAGGACTTTGGCAACAGCTACCTTCAACTTGGAAGATGGCATGCTTACGACGGACTTTTCAGCCATCTGGGCATTACGGATACGAGTTAGCATGTCCGCTAACGGGTCCTGCATACTCATGGGCTAGACGCTCCTAATACAAAAAAATTAGCCTTGCGGCTACATATGTCGCCGAGAATCTCCGGGCATAAAAAACACGGGCTCAGGCGAGCCGCGTATTTTAGACATACTCCGGAAATGAAACAAGCCCCAAAAGGGGCTTGTTCCAGATTCAAGGTCACCGGCGGTCAGTATCTTGCGATTCTGCCCACCTGGACGCTGAAAGTACTTACCAGCTTGCTTTAACCAGACCTGGTACGTCACCACGCATTGCCGCTTCACGCAGTTTGTTACGGCCAAGGCCGAACTTGCGGTAAACGCCGTGTGGACGACCGGTCAGGCGGCAGCGGTTACGCATGCGCGAAGCGCTTGCGTCACGTGGCTGCTTCTGCAGAGCAACTGTCGCTTCCCAACGCGCTTCTGGACTTGCGTTCAGATCAACGATGATCGCTTTCAGTGCTGCACGCTTCTTGGCGTACTTGGCAACCGTGAGCTGACGCTTCAGCTCGCGGTTTTTCATGCTCATCTTGGCCATGGTCCTACTCCAATCAGTTGCGGAACGGGAATTTGAAAGCACGCAACAGGGCGCGACCTTCATCATCGTTCTTGGCAGTGGTGGTCAGGGTGATGTCCAGACCGCGGAGAGCATCGATCTTGTCGTAGTCGATTTCCGGGAAGATGATCTGCTCTTTCACGCCCATGCTGTAGTTACCACGACCATCGAAGGACTTGGCATTCAGGCCGCGGAAGTCGCGAACCCGAGGCAGGGAGATCGACAGCAGACGATCCAGGAATTCATACATACGCTCACGGCGCAGAGTCACTTTGACGCCGATAGGCCAACCTTCACGGACTTTAAAGCCAGCGATGGATTTCCGAGCGTAAGTCACAACGACTTTTTGACCGGTGATCTTTTCCAGGTCAGCAACAGCGTGCTCGATGACTTTTTTGTCACCGACCGCCTCGCCCAGACCCATGTTCAGGGTGATTTTGGTAACGCGTGGAACTTCCATCACGTTCGAAAGCTTAAGTTCTTCCTTAAGCTTCGGTGCGATTTCTTTCCAGTAAATCTCTTTTAGTCGTGCCATGGTCTTCTACCTAGCAGTGTTCAAGCATCAACCGCTTTTTGGGTCGACTTGAAGACACGAATTTTCTTGCCGTCTTCTACTTTGAAACCAACGCGGTCAGCCTTGTTGGTTTCGCCGTTGAAAATGGCGACGTTAGAAGCGTCCAGTGGAGCTTCTTTTTCGACGATACCGCCTTGTACGCCCGACATCGGGTTAGGCTTGGTATGACGCTTAACCAGGTTCAGACCACCGATAACCAGACGGTTATTAGCGAGAACCTTAAGCACCTTACCGCGCTTACCTTTGTCTTTGCCGGCGATCACGATGATCTCGTCGTCACGACGAATCTTTTGCATGTCGGATCTCCTTACAGCACTTCTGGGGCGAGCGAGACGATCTTCATGAACTTCTCAGTACGAAGTTCACGGGTCACTGGCCCAAAGATACGGGTGCCGATCGGCTCTTGCTTGTTGTTCAGAAGAACAGCAGCGTTGCCATCAAAGCGGATAATGGAGCCATCAGCACGACGTACGCCGTGACGAGTGCGGACTACAACAGCAGTCATCACTTGGCCTTTTTTCACTTTACCGCGAGGAATTGCTTCCTTCACGGTAACTTTGATGATGTCACCGATACCAGCGTAACGACGATGGGAGCCACCCAGCACCTTGATGCACATAACACGGCGAGCGCCGCTGTTATCGGCCACATCGAGCATGGATTGAGTCTGAATCATATAATTTCTCCGACCCCTAGTCCTTAGACTTCCACAGCGCGTTCGAGAACATCAACCAGTGCCCAAGACTTGGTCTTGGCCAGCGGACGAGTTTCACGAATAGTGACTTTGTCGCCGATATGGCACTGATTGGTTTCGTCGTGCGCGTGCAGCTTAGTCGAACGCTTAACATATTTACCGTAGATCGGGTGCTTAACGCGACGCTCGATCAAAACGGTGATGGTTTTGTCCATCTTGTCGCTGACAACACGGCCAGTCAGCGTACGGACAGTCTTTTCGGCTTCAGCCATGATCACTTACCTGCCTGCTGGTTGAGCACAGTTTTCACGCGAGCAATGTCACGCTTAACTTGCGAGAGCAGATGAGACTGCCCCAACTGGCCAGTTGCTTTCTGCATACGCAGATTGAACTGGTCGCGCAGCAGGCCGAGCAGTTGCTCGTTCAACTGCTGTGCGGATTTTTCACGAAGTTCATTCGCTTTCATCACATCACCGTCCGTTTAACAAAGGCGGTGGCGAGCGGCAGCTTTGCAGCAGCCAAGGCAAAAGCCTCACGCGCCAGCTCTTCAGTTACACCCTCGATTTCATACAGGACTTTGCCTGGCTGAATCTGGGCTACCCAGTATTCCACGCTACCCTTACCTTTACCCATCCGAACCTCAAGAGGTTTTTTGGAGATCGGCTTGTCCGGGAATACACGGATCCAGATCTTGCCGCCACGTTTAACGTGACGGGTCAGTGCACGACGCGCTGACTCAATCTGACGAGCGGTGAGACGACCACGAGCTACAGACTTCAGCGCGAACTCGCCGAAGCTGACTTTGCTACCGCGCTGAGCCAGACCACGGTTGTGGCCTGTCATCTGCTTGCGGAACTTCGTACGCTTAGGTTGCAACATTTGGCGTACCCCTTACTTAGCAGCTTTTTTACGAGGCGCTGGTGCTTGTGGTTTCAGTTCTTCTTGGCGACCACCAATTACTTCGCCCTTGAAGATCCAAACCTTTACACCGATCACACCGTAAGTGGTGTGAGCTTCGTAGTTGGCATAGTCGATGTCGGCACGCAGGGTGTGCAGTGGCACACGACCTTCGCGATACCATTCAGTACGTGCGATTTCAGCACCGCCGAGACGACCGCTCACTTGGATTTTGATGCCTTTGGCACCAATGCGCATGGCGTTCTGTACGGCGCGCTTCATAGCGCGACGGAACATTACGCGACGCTCCAGCTGCTGAGCTACGCTCTGCGCAACCAGCATACCGTCGAGCTCCGGCTTGCGGATCTCTTCGATATTGATGTGCACAGGCACACCCATTTGCTTGGTCAGGTCCTGACGCAGTTTCTCAACATCTTCACCTTTCTTCCCGATAACGATACCTGGACGAGCGGTGTGGATGGTGATACGTGCAGTTTGTGCCGGACGATGGATATCGATACGGCTTACGGACGCGCTTTTTAGTTTGTCTTGGAGATACTCACGCACCTTCAGATCAGCGAACAAATAGTCCGCATAAGTCCGACCGTCTGCGTACCAGACGGAGGTGTGCTCCTTGACGATTCCCAGGCGAATGCCAATGGGATGTACTTTCTGACCCATCTCTTCGACTCCGTTACTTGTCAGCAACCTTGACAGTGATATGGCAAGACCGCTTGACGATGCGATCAGCACGGCCTTTGGCACGTGGCATGATGCGCTTCAGCGAACGCCCTTCGTTGACGAAAACGGTGCTGACCTTCAGGTCATCAACGTCTGCGCCTTCGTTATGCTCGGCGTTGGCTACGGCCGACTCCAGCACTTTTTTCATGATCTCGGCGGCTTTCTTACTGCTGAAAGCCAACAAGTTGAGCGCTTCGCCCACCTTCTTCCCGCGAATCTGGTCGGCGACCAAGCGGGCTTTTTGGGCGGAGATTCGAGCGCCCGACAACTTAGCGGCTACTTCCATTTCCTAACCCCTTAACGCTTGGCTTTCTTGTCTGCCACGTGCCCACGATAAGTGCGGGTACCGGCAAACTCGCCCAGTTTGTGGCCAACCATGTCTTCGTTCACAAGAACTGGGACGTGCAGACGACCGTTGTGTACAGCGATGGTCAGACCGACCATTTGTGGCAGGATCATCGAACGACGCGACCAGGTTTTAACCGGCTTGCGATCATTCTTTTCCGCCGCCACTTCGATCTTCTTCAGTAGGTGAAGATCGATAAAAGGACCTTTTTTCAGAGAACGTGGCACTGTCGTATCCCTCTATTTACTTGCGACGACGGACGATCATTTTGTCGGTACGCTTATTACCACGAGTCTTCGCGCCCTTAGTCGGGAAGCCCCATGGCGATACCGGATGACGACCACCAGAGGTACGACCTTCACCACCACCATGTGGGTGGTCAACCGGGTTCATGGCAACACCACGAACGGTTGGGCGAACGCCACGCCAGCGTTTGGCACCAGCTTTACCCAGCGAACGCAGGCTGTGCTCGGAGTTCGAGACTTCACCCAGGGTCGCGCGGCATTCAGCCAGCACTTTACGCATCTCACCAGAACGCAGACGCAGGGTCACGTAGACACCTTCACGAGCGATCAGCTGAGCCGAAGCACCAGCGGAACGAGCGATTTGCGCGCCTTTACCTGGCTTCAATTCGATGCCGTGTACGGTGCTACCAACTGGAATGTTACGCAGTTGCAGAGCGTTGCCCGGCTTGATCGGCGCCAAAGCACCTGCGATCAGCTGGTCACCAGCACTCACGCCCTTAGGGGCAATGATGTAGCGACGCTCGCCATCTGCGTACAGCAGCAGAGCGATGTGAGCAGTACGGTTTGGATCGTATTCGATACGCTCGACAGTGGCAGCGATGCCATCTTTGTCGTTGCGACGGAAGTCGACCAGACGATAATGCTGCTTATGGCCACCACCGATGTGACGAGTGGTAATACGACCATTGTTGTTACGACCACCAGTCTTCGATTTTTTCTCGAGCAGCGGTGCGTGAGGAGCGCCTTTATGCAGCTCCTGGTTGACCACCTTGACCACAAAACGGCGGCCAGGGGAAGTCGGTTTGCATTTAACGATTGCCATGATGCACCCCTTCCTTACTCAGCACTGCTGCTGAAATCGAGATCTTGGCCTGGCTGAAGGGAGATAACTGCCTTCTTCCAGTCATTACGCTTGCCCAGACCGCGAGCAGTGCGCTTGCTCTTACCCAGAACATTCAGGGTAGTAACACGCTCTACTTTCACGCTGAACAGGCTTTCGACGGCCTTCTTGATTTCCAGCTTGGTTGCGTCAGTTGCAACCTTGAAAACGAACTGGCCTTTCTTGTCAGCCAGAACCGTAGCCTTTTCGGAAACGTGCGGGCCAAGCAGAACTTTAAATACGCGTTCCTGGTTCATCCCAGCAGCTCCTCGAATTTCTTCACGGCCGACACGGTGATCAACACCTTGTCGTATGCGATCAGACTAACTGGATCGGAACCTTGCACGTCACGTACATCAACGTGTGGCAGGTTACGAGCAGCCAGGTACAGGTTCTGATCAACAGCTTCAGACACGATCAAAACGTCGGTCAGGCTCATGTCGTTCAGTTTGCCCAGTAGGTCTTTAGTTTTTGGACTTTCAACAGCGAAGTCCTGAACCACAACCAGACGATCGGTACGCACGAGTTCAGCAAGGATGGAGCGCAGTGCTGCGCGATACATCTTCTTGTTGAGCTTCTGCGAGTGATCCTGTGGACGAGCTGCGAAAGTGGTACCACCGCCACGCCAGATTGGGCTACGGATAGTACCGGCACGAGCACGGCCAGTACCTTTCTGACGCCAAGGGCGCTTACCGCCACCACGAACGTCGGAACGGGTCTTTTGCTGCTTGCTACCTTGACGGCCGCCAGCCATGTAGGCCACGACTGCTTGGTGAACGAGCGTCTCGTTGAATTCGCCGCCAAATGTCAGTTCGGAAACTTCGATCGCTTGAGCGTCATTTACATTTAATTGCATGTCAGCTTCCCCTTAACCGCGAGCCTTGGCCGCTGGACGTACAACCAGGTTGCCGCCAGTAGCGCCAGGAACAGCACCCTTGACCAACAACAGATTGCGTTCAGCGTCGACGCGCACTACTTCGAGGGACTGCACGGTCACGCGCTCAGCGCCCATATGACCGGACATTTTTTTGCCCTTGAATACACGACCAGGAGTCTGGCACTGGCCAATAGAGCCCGGGACGCGGTGGGAGACGGAGTTACCGTGAGTGTTGTCTTGGCCACGGAAATTCCAACGCTTGATCGTACCCTGGAAGCCTTTACCTTTGGACTGACCGGTTACATCAACCAGTTGACCAGCGGCGAAGATTTCAGCGTTGATCAGATCGCCAGCCTGGTAGTCACCGTCTTCAAGACGGAACTCCATAACAGTGCGACCAGCTGCAACGTTTGCTTTAGCGAAGTGACCTGCTTGAGCAGCAGTCACACGCGAAGCACGACGCTCGCCGACAGTGACTTGCACTGCACGATAGCCATCGGTCTCTTCAGTTTTGAACTGGGTGACGCGATTCGGCTCGATCTCAATGACCGTAACCGGAA encodes the following:
- the rplF gene encoding 50S ribosomal protein L6 is translated as MSRVAKNPVKLPAGVEVKFAGQQLSVKGAKGTLELNIHSSVEIVEEAGELRFAARNGDQQTRAMAGTTRALVNNMVQGVSQGFERKLQLVGVGYKAQAKGTVLNLALGFSHPVDYELPEGITAETPSQTDILIKGIDKQLVGQVAAEIRDFRPPEPYKGKGVRYADEVVRRKEAKKK
- the rpsH gene encoding 30S ribosomal protein S8, with the protein product MSMQDPLADMLTRIRNAQMAEKSVVSMPSSKLKVAVAKVLKDEGYIAGYQISSETKPLLSIELKYFEGRSVIEEVKRVSRPGLRQYKSAEDLPKVRGGLGVSIVSTNKGVMTDRAARAAGVGGEVLCTVF
- the rpsN gene encoding 30S ribosomal protein S14; this encodes MAKMSMKNRELKRQLTVAKYAKKRAALKAIIVDLNASPEARWEATVALQKQPRDASASRMRNRCRLTGRPHGVYRKFGLGRNKLREAAMRGDVPGLVKASW
- the rplE gene encoding 50S ribosomal protein L5 — translated: MARLKEIYWKEIAPKLKEELKLSNVMEVPRVTKITLNMGLGEAVGDKKVIEHAVADLEKITGQKVVVTYARKSIAGFKVREGWPIGVKVTLRRERMYEFLDRLLSISLPRVRDFRGLNAKSFDGRGNYSMGVKEQIIFPEIDYDKIDALRGLDITLTTTAKNDDEGRALLRAFKFPFRN
- the rplX gene encoding 50S ribosomal protein L24, which codes for MQKIRRDDEIIVIAGKDKGKRGKVLKVLANNRLVIGGLNLVKRHTKPNPMSGVQGGIVEKEAPLDASNVAIFNGETNKADRVGFKVEDGKKIRVFKSTQKAVDA
- the rplN gene encoding 50S ribosomal protein L14, whose product is MIQTQSMLDVADNSGARRVMCIKVLGGSHRRYAGIGDIIKVTVKEAIPRGKVKKGQVMTAVVVRTRHGVRRADGSIIRFDGNAAVLLNNKQEPIGTRIFGPVTRELRTEKFMKIVSLAPEVL
- the rpsQ gene encoding 30S ribosomal protein S17, giving the protein MAEAEKTVRTLTGRVVSDKMDKTITVLIERRVKHPIYGKYVKRSTKLHAHDETNQCHIGDKVTIRETRPLAKTKSWALVDVLERAVEV
- the rpmC gene encoding 50S ribosomal protein L29 yields the protein MKANELREKSAQQLNEQLLGLLRDQFNLRMQKATGQLGQSHLLSQVKRDIARVKTVLNQQAGK
- the rplP gene encoding 50S ribosomal protein L16; translated protein: MLQPKRTKFRKQMTGHNRGLAQRGSKVSFGEFALKSVARGRLTARQIESARRALTRHVKRGGKIWIRVFPDKPISKKPLEVRMGKGKGSVEYWVAQIQPGKVLYEIEGVTEELAREAFALAAAKLPLATAFVKRTVM
- the rpsC gene encoding 30S ribosomal protein S3 encodes the protein MGQKVHPIGIRLGIVKEHTSVWYADGRTYADYLFADLKVREYLQDKLKSASVSRIDIHRPAQTARITIHTARPGIVIGKKGEDVEKLRQDLTKQMGVPVHINIEEIRKPELDGMLVAQSVAQQLERRVMFRRAMKRAVQNAMRIGAKGIKIQVSGRLGGAEIARTEWYREGRVPLHTLRADIDYANYEAHTTYGVIGVKVWIFKGEVIGGRQEELKPQAPAPRKKAAK
- the rplV gene encoding 50S ribosomal protein L22 → MEVAAKLSGARISAQKARLVADQIRGKKVGEALNLLAFSSKKAAEIMKKVLESAVANAEHNEGADVDDLKVSTVFVNEGRSLKRIMPRAKGRADRIVKRSCHITVKVADK
- the rpsS gene encoding 30S ribosomal protein S19, with amino-acid sequence MPRSLKKGPFIDLHLLKKIEVAAEKNDRKPVKTWSRRSMILPQMVGLTIAVHNGRLHVPVLVNEDMVGHKLGEFAGTRTYRGHVADKKAKR
- the rplB gene encoding 50S ribosomal protein L2, with protein sequence MAIVKCKPTSPGRRFVVKVVNQELHKGAPHAPLLEKKSKTGGRNNNGRITTRHIGGGHKQHYRLVDFRRNDKDGIAATVERIEYDPNRTAHIALLLYADGERRYIIAPKGVSAGDQLIAGALAPIKPGNALQLRNIPVGSTVHGIELKPGKGAQIARSAGASAQLIAREGVYVTLRLRSGEMRKVLAECRATLGEVSNSEHSLRSLGKAGAKRWRGVRPTVRGVAMNPVDHPHGGGEGRTSGGRHPVSPWGFPTKGAKTRGNKRTDKMIVRRRK
- the rplW gene encoding 50S ribosomal protein L23; translation: MNQERVFKVLLGPHVSEKATVLADKKGQFVFKVATDATKLEIKKAVESLFSVKVERVTTLNVLGKSKRTARGLGKRNDWKKAVISLQPGQDLDFSSSAE
- the rplD gene encoding 50S ribosomal protein L4; translation: MQLNVNDAQAIEVSELTFGGEFNETLVHQAVVAYMAGGRQGSKQQKTRSDVRGGGKRPWRQKGTGRARAGTIRSPIWRGGGTTFAARPQDHSQKLNKKMYRAALRSILAELVRTDRLVVVQDFAVESPKTKDLLGKLNDMSLTDVLIVSEAVDQNLYLAARNLPHVDVRDVQGSDPVSLIAYDKVLITVSAVKKFEELLG
- the rplC gene encoding 50S ribosomal protein L3, with amino-acid sequence MTIGVVGRKCGMTRIFTEEGVSIPVTVIEIEPNRVTQFKTEETDGYRAVQVTVGERRASRVTAAQAGHFAKANVAAGRTVMEFRLEDGDYQAGDLINAEIFAAGQLVDVTGQSKGKGFQGTIKRWNFRGQDNTHGNSVSHRVPGSIGQCQTPGRVFKGKKMSGHMGAERVTVQSLEVVRVDAERNLLLVKGAVPGATGGNLVVRPAAKARG